A window of Staphylococcus lloydii genomic DNA:
GCGACAGTCACTGTATTTATTAAATAATAAGTAGGAGCGATAACTATGAAAAAAACAGAAATGCTTAACAGTAATGTATCTAAAGCAATTGCCACAATAGGCCATTTTGATTTATTAACAATTAATGATGCAGGTATGCCAATACCTAATGATGACAGAAGAATTGATTTAGCTGTGACAAAAGAATTACCATTATTTATAGATGTACTGAAAACTGTATTAGCAGAAATGAAAATACAAAAAATCTATTTAGCCGAAGAAATTAAAACTCAAAATGCGCAACAATTAAAACAAATTAAAGCATTAATCGAAGATGATGTTGAAATTGAATTTATTCCACATTCAACAATGAAAGAATATCTTAGCCATCCATTGAATAAAGG
This region includes:
- the rbsD gene encoding D-ribose pyranase → MKKTEMLNSNVSKAIATIGHFDLLTINDAGMPIPNDDRRIDLAVTKELPLFIDVLKTVLAEMKIQKIYLAEEIKTQNAQQLKQIKALIEDDVEIEFIPHSTMKEYLSHPLNKGNIRTGEITPFSNIILESNVTF